In Ancalomicrobiaceae bacterium S20, the following proteins share a genomic window:
- a CDS encoding MerR family DNA-binding transcriptional regulator, producing MEKLYSVTELARELGVTARTIRFYEDRGLISPQRAGNTRVYTHRDRARMILILRGKRLGFSLRDIKEFLDLYVVDTTQVEQLQHLVKKVRSRIDQLEDQAEAVRVSLGELKDIERLSLDTLKGRGIEID from the coding sequence ATGGAGAAGCTCTATTCGGTGACGGAACTCGCGCGCGAACTCGGCGTGACCGCGCGGACGATCCGCTTCTATGAAGACCGCGGCCTCATCTCCCCGCAACGGGCCGGCAACACCCGGGTCTACACCCATCGCGACCGCGCCCGGATGATCCTCATCCTGCGCGGCAAGCGGCTGGGCTTCAGCCTTCGGGACATCAAGGAGTTTCTCGACCTCTACGTCGTCGACACGACGCAGGTCGAGCAGCTTCAGCATCTGGTCAAGAAGGTCAGGTCGCGGATCGACCAGCTGGAGGACCAGGCTGAAGCGGTGAGAGTGAGCCTCGGCGAACTGAAGGATATCGAGCGTCTGAGCCTCGATACCCTCAAGGGCCGCGGCATCGAGATC